One genomic window of Equus caballus isolate H_3958 breed thoroughbred chromosome 6, TB-T2T, whole genome shotgun sequence includes the following:
- the ITGA7 gene encoding integrin alpha-7 isoform X9, whose amino-acid sequence MLETRDVIGRCFVLSQDLAIRDELDGGEWKFCEGRPQGHEQFGFCQQGTAAAFSPDSHYLLFGAPGTYNWKGLLFVTNIDSSDPDQLVYKTLDPADRLPGPAGDLALNSYLGFSIDSGKGLVRAEELSFVAGAPRANHTGAVVILRKDSASRLVPEVTLFGERLTSGFGYSLAVADLNNDGWTDLVVGAPYFFERQEELGGAVYVYLNQGGHWAEVSPLRLCGSPDSMFGISLAVLGDLNQDGFPDIAVGAPFDGHGKVFIYHGSSLGVVVKPSQVLEGEAVGIKSFGYSLSGGLDVDGNHYPDLLVGSLADTAVLFRARPVLHVSHEVFIAPRTIDLEQPNCAGGHSVCVDLRVCFSYIAAPSSYSPIVALDYVLDGDTDRRLRGQVPRVTFLSRGPDDPKHQASGTVWLKHQHDRVCGDTLFQLQENVKDKLRAIVVTLSYSLQTPRLRRQALDQGLPPVAPILSAHQPSSQRAEIHFLKQGCGEDKICQSNLQLVHARFCARVSDTEFQPLPMDADGTTALFALSGQPVIGLELKVTNLPSDPAQPQADGDDAHEAQLLVTLPASLHYSGVRALDPVEKPLCLSNENASHVECELGNPMKRGAQVTFYLILSTSGITIETTELEVELLLATISEQELHPVSARARVFIELPLSITGVAIPQQLFFSGVVRGESAMQSERDVGSKVKYEVTVSNQGQSLNTLGSAFLNIMWPHEIANGKWLLYPMRVELEGGQGPGQKGLCSPRPNILHLDVDSRDRRWRELERPEQQEPREPPEPSTSWWPVSSAEKKKNVTLDCARGTANCVVFSCPLYSFDRAAVLHVWGRLWNSTFLEEYSAVKSLEVIVRANITVKSSIKNLLLRDASTVIPVMVYLDPVAVVAEGVPWWVILLAVLAGLLVLALLVLLLWKLGFFKRARYPEATVPQYHAVKIPREDRQQFKEEKTGTILRNNWGSPRRESPDAHPILAADGHPELGPDGHPVPGTA is encoded by the exons ATGCTGGAGACGAGGGACGTGATCGGTCGCTGCTTTGTGCTGAGCCAGGACCTGGCCATCCGTGACGAGTTGGATGGTGGGGAGTGGAAGTTCTGTGAGGGGCGCCCTCAGGGCCACGAACAGTTTGGGTTCTGCCAGCAGGGCACGGCCGCTGCCTTCTCCCCCGACAGCCACTACCTCCTCTTTGGGGCCCCAGGAACCTATAACTGGAAGG gGTTGCTCTTTGTGACCAACATTGATAGCTCAGACCCTGACCAGCTGGTGTATAAAACTTTGGACCCTGCTGACCGGCTTCCAGGACCAGCCGGAGACTTGGCCCTGAATAGCTACTTAG GTTTCTCCATCGACTCAGGGAAGGGTCTGGTGCGTGCAGAGGAGCTGAGCTTTGTGGCAGGGGCCCCCCGTGCCAACCACACGGGTGCTGTGGTCATTCTGCGCAAAGACAGCGCTAGTCGCCTGGTGCCTGAAGTTACGCTGTTTGGGGAGCGCCTGACCTCCGGCTTTGGCTACTCACTGGCTGTGGCTGACCTCAACAATGATGG CTGGACAGACCTAGTAGTGGGTGCCCCGTACTTCTTTGAGCGCCAAGAAGAGCTGGGGGGTGCTGTGTACGTGTACCTGAACCAGGGGGGTCACTGGGCTGAGGTCAGCCCTCTCCGGCTCTGCGGCTCCCCTGACTCCATGTTCGGGATCAGCCTGGCTGTCCTGGGCGACCTCAACCAAGATGGCTTCCCAG ACATCGCCGTGGGGGCTCCCTTTGATGGGcatgggaaagtctttatctacCATGGGAGCAGCCTGGGGGTTGTCGTCAAACCTTCCCAG GTGCTGGAGGGCGAGGCTGTGGGCATAAAGAGCTTCGGATACTCTCTGTCGGGCGGCCTGGACGTGGATGGGAACCATTACCCTGACCTGCTGGTGGGCTCCCTGGCCGACACGGCCGTGCTCTTCAG ggCCAGACCTGTCCTCCATGTCTCCCACGAGGTCTTCATTGCTCCACGAACCATCGACCTAGAACAGCCCAACTGTGCTGGTGGCCACTCAGTCTG TGTGGACCTCAGAGTCTGTTTCAGCTACATTGCAGCACCCAGCAGCTACAGCCCTATTGTGG CCCTGGATTACGTGTTAGATGGGGACACAGACCGCAGGCTCCGGGGCCAGGTCCCCCGTGTGACCTTCCTGAGCCGTGGCCCGGATGATCCCAAGCACCAGGCCTCGGGCACCGTGTGGCTGAAACACCAGCATGACCGAGTCTGTGGAGACACCCTGTTCCAGCTACAG GAGAATGTCAAAGACAAGCTTCGGGCCATTGTGGTGACCCTGTCCTATAGTCTCCAGACCCCTCGGCTCCGGCGACAGGCTCTTGACCAGGGGCTGCCCCCAGTGGCCCCCATCCTCAGTGCCCACCAGCCCAGCTCCCAGCGGGCAGAG ATCCACTTCCTgaagcaaggctgtggtgaagaCAAGATCTGCCAGAGCAATCTGCAGCTGGTCCACGCCCGCTTCTGTGCCCGGGTCAGCGACACGGAGTTCCAACCTCTGCCCAT GGATGCGGATGGGACAACAGCCCTGTTTGCACTGAGTGGGCAGCCAGTCATCGGCCTAGAGCTGAAGGTCACCAACCTGCCCTCggacccagcccagccccaggctgaTGGGGATGATGCCCACGAAGCCCAGCTCCTTGtcaccctccctgcctctctgcacTACTCAGGAGTCCGGGCCCTGGACCCTGTG GAGAAGCCGCTGTGCCTGTCCAATGAGAATGCCTCCCATGTCGAGTGTGAGCTGGGGAACCCCATGAAGAGGGGTGCCCAG GTCACTTTCTACCTCATCCTGAGCACCTCAGGGATCACTATTGAGACCACAGAGTTGGAGGTGGAGCTGCTGTTGGCCAC GATCAGTGAGCAGGAGCTGCATCCGGTCTCTGCCCGAGCCCGTGTCTTCATTGAGCTGCCGCTGTCCATCACAGG GGTAGCCATTCCTCAGCAGCTCTTCTTCTCCGGTGTGGTGCGGGGTGAGAGCGCCATGCAGTCCGAGCGGGATGTCGGCAGCAAGGTCAAGTATGAGGTCACG GTCTCCAACCAAGGCCAGTCGCTCAACACTCTGGGCTCTGCCTTCCTCAACATCATGTGGCCCCACGAGATTGCCAACGGGAAGTGGCTGCTGTACCCCATGCGGGTGGAGCTCGAGGGCGGGCAGGGGCCTGGGCAGAAGGGGCTCTGTTCCCCCAGGCCCAACATCCTCCATCTG GATGTGGACAGCAGGGATAGGCGGTGGCGGGAGCTGGAGCGGCCAGAGCAGCAAGAGCCTCGTGAGCCACCGGAGCCCAGTACGTCCTGGTGGCCAGTGTCCTctgcagagaagaagaaaaacgtCACCCTG GACTGCGCCCGGGGCACGGCCAACTGCGTGGTGTTCAGCTGCCCCCTCTACAGCTTCGACCGTGCGGCTGTGCTGCACGTCTGGGGCCGCCTCTGGAACAGCACCTTCCTGGAG GAGTACTCAGCTGTGAAGTCCCTGGAAGTGATCGTCCGAGCCAACATCACTGTGAAGTCCTCCATCAAGAACTTGCTGCTCAGAGACGCCTCCACAGTG ATCCCAGTGATGGTATACTTGGACCCGGTGGCTGTGGTGGCAGAAGGAGTCCCCTGGTGGGTCATCCTTTTGGCTGTCCTGGCCGGGCTGCTGGTGCTGGCGCTGCTGGTGCTGCTCTTGTGGAAG TTGGGATTCTTCAAGCGGGCGCGGTACCCCGAGGCCACCGTACCCCAGTACCACGCGGTGAAGATCCCTCGGGAAGACCGACAGCAGTTCAAGGAGGAGAAGACGGGCACCATCCTAAGGAATAACTGGGGCAGCCCCCGGCGGGAGAGCCCCGATGCACATCCCATCCTCGCTGCGGATGGGCACCCTGAGCTGGGCCCTGATGGGCATCCTGTGCCAGGAACTGCCTAG
- the ITGA7 gene encoding integrin alpha-7 isoform X8: MLETRDVIGRCFVLSQDLAIRDELDGGEWKFCEGRPQGHEQFGFCQQGTAAAFSPDSHYLLFGAPGTYNWKGTARVELCAQGSADLAHLDDGPYEAGGEKEQDPRLIPVPANSYFGFSIDSGKGLVRAEELSFVAGAPRANHTGAVVILRKDSASRLVPEVTLFGERLTSGFGYSLAVADLNNDGWTDLVVGAPYFFERQEELGGAVYVYLNQGGHWAEVSPLRLCGSPDSMFGISLAVLGDLNQDGFPDIAVGAPFDGHGKVFIYHGSSLGVVVKPSQVLEGEAVGIKSFGYSLSGGLDVDGNHYPDLLVGSLADTAVLFRARPVLHVSHEVFIAPRTIDLEQPNCAGGHSVCVDLRVCFSYIAAPSSYSPIVALDYVLDGDTDRRLRGQVPRVTFLSRGPDDPKHQASGTVWLKHQHDRVCGDTLFQLQENVKDKLRAIVVTLSYSLQTPRLRRQALDQGLPPVAPILSAHQPSSQRAEIHFLKQGCGEDKICQSNLQLVHARFCARVSDTEFQPLPMDADGTTALFALSGQPVIGLELKVTNLPSDPAQPQADGDDAHEAQLLVTLPASLHYSGVRALDPVEKPLCLSNENASHVECELGNPMKRGAQVTFYLILSTSGITIETTELEVELLLATISEQELHPVSARARVFIELPLSITGVAIPQQLFFSGVVRGESAMQSERDVGSKVKYEVTVSNQGQSLNTLGSAFLNIMWPHEIANGKWLLYPMRVELEGGQGPGQKGLCSPRPNILHLDVDSRDRRWRELERPEQQEPREPPEPSTSWWPVSSAEKKKNVTLDCARGTANCVVFSCPLYSFDRAAVLHVWGRLWNSTFLEEYSAVKSLEVIVRANITVKSSIKNLLLRDASTVIPVMVYLDPVAVVAEGVPWWVILLAVLAGLLVLALLVLLLWKLGFFKRARYPEATVPQYHAVKIPREDRQQFKEEKTGTILRNNWGSPRRESPDAHPILAADGHPELGPDGHPVPGTA; encoded by the exons ATGCTGGAGACGAGGGACGTGATCGGTCGCTGCTTTGTGCTGAGCCAGGACCTGGCCATCCGTGACGAGTTGGATGGTGGGGAGTGGAAGTTCTGTGAGGGGCGCCCTCAGGGCCACGAACAGTTTGGGTTCTGCCAGCAGGGCACGGCCGCTGCCTTCTCCCCCGACAGCCACTACCTCCTCTTTGGGGCCCCAGGAACCTATAACTGGAAGG GCACCGCCAGGGTGGAGCTCTGTGCCCAGGGCTCAGCGGACCTGGCGCACCTGGACGACGGGCCCTACGAGGCGGGGGGTGAGAAGGAACAGGACCCCCGCCTCATCCCGGTCCCTGCCAACAGCTACTTTG GTTTCTCCATCGACTCAGGGAAGGGTCTGGTGCGTGCAGAGGAGCTGAGCTTTGTGGCAGGGGCCCCCCGTGCCAACCACACGGGTGCTGTGGTCATTCTGCGCAAAGACAGCGCTAGTCGCCTGGTGCCTGAAGTTACGCTGTTTGGGGAGCGCCTGACCTCCGGCTTTGGCTACTCACTGGCTGTGGCTGACCTCAACAATGATGG CTGGACAGACCTAGTAGTGGGTGCCCCGTACTTCTTTGAGCGCCAAGAAGAGCTGGGGGGTGCTGTGTACGTGTACCTGAACCAGGGGGGTCACTGGGCTGAGGTCAGCCCTCTCCGGCTCTGCGGCTCCCCTGACTCCATGTTCGGGATCAGCCTGGCTGTCCTGGGCGACCTCAACCAAGATGGCTTCCCAG ACATCGCCGTGGGGGCTCCCTTTGATGGGcatgggaaagtctttatctacCATGGGAGCAGCCTGGGGGTTGTCGTCAAACCTTCCCAG GTGCTGGAGGGCGAGGCTGTGGGCATAAAGAGCTTCGGATACTCTCTGTCGGGCGGCCTGGACGTGGATGGGAACCATTACCCTGACCTGCTGGTGGGCTCCCTGGCCGACACGGCCGTGCTCTTCAG ggCCAGACCTGTCCTCCATGTCTCCCACGAGGTCTTCATTGCTCCACGAACCATCGACCTAGAACAGCCCAACTGTGCTGGTGGCCACTCAGTCTG TGTGGACCTCAGAGTCTGTTTCAGCTACATTGCAGCACCCAGCAGCTACAGCCCTATTGTGG CCCTGGATTACGTGTTAGATGGGGACACAGACCGCAGGCTCCGGGGCCAGGTCCCCCGTGTGACCTTCCTGAGCCGTGGCCCGGATGATCCCAAGCACCAGGCCTCGGGCACCGTGTGGCTGAAACACCAGCATGACCGAGTCTGTGGAGACACCCTGTTCCAGCTACAG GAGAATGTCAAAGACAAGCTTCGGGCCATTGTGGTGACCCTGTCCTATAGTCTCCAGACCCCTCGGCTCCGGCGACAGGCTCTTGACCAGGGGCTGCCCCCAGTGGCCCCCATCCTCAGTGCCCACCAGCCCAGCTCCCAGCGGGCAGAG ATCCACTTCCTgaagcaaggctgtggtgaagaCAAGATCTGCCAGAGCAATCTGCAGCTGGTCCACGCCCGCTTCTGTGCCCGGGTCAGCGACACGGAGTTCCAACCTCTGCCCAT GGATGCGGATGGGACAACAGCCCTGTTTGCACTGAGTGGGCAGCCAGTCATCGGCCTAGAGCTGAAGGTCACCAACCTGCCCTCggacccagcccagccccaggctgaTGGGGATGATGCCCACGAAGCCCAGCTCCTTGtcaccctccctgcctctctgcacTACTCAGGAGTCCGGGCCCTGGACCCTGTG GAGAAGCCGCTGTGCCTGTCCAATGAGAATGCCTCCCATGTCGAGTGTGAGCTGGGGAACCCCATGAAGAGGGGTGCCCAG GTCACTTTCTACCTCATCCTGAGCACCTCAGGGATCACTATTGAGACCACAGAGTTGGAGGTGGAGCTGCTGTTGGCCAC GATCAGTGAGCAGGAGCTGCATCCGGTCTCTGCCCGAGCCCGTGTCTTCATTGAGCTGCCGCTGTCCATCACAGG GGTAGCCATTCCTCAGCAGCTCTTCTTCTCCGGTGTGGTGCGGGGTGAGAGCGCCATGCAGTCCGAGCGGGATGTCGGCAGCAAGGTCAAGTATGAGGTCACG GTCTCCAACCAAGGCCAGTCGCTCAACACTCTGGGCTCTGCCTTCCTCAACATCATGTGGCCCCACGAGATTGCCAACGGGAAGTGGCTGCTGTACCCCATGCGGGTGGAGCTCGAGGGCGGGCAGGGGCCTGGGCAGAAGGGGCTCTGTTCCCCCAGGCCCAACATCCTCCATCTG GATGTGGACAGCAGGGATAGGCGGTGGCGGGAGCTGGAGCGGCCAGAGCAGCAAGAGCCTCGTGAGCCACCGGAGCCCAGTACGTCCTGGTGGCCAGTGTCCTctgcagagaagaagaaaaacgtCACCCTG GACTGCGCCCGGGGCACGGCCAACTGCGTGGTGTTCAGCTGCCCCCTCTACAGCTTCGACCGTGCGGCTGTGCTGCACGTCTGGGGCCGCCTCTGGAACAGCACCTTCCTGGAG GAGTACTCAGCTGTGAAGTCCCTGGAAGTGATCGTCCGAGCCAACATCACTGTGAAGTCCTCCATCAAGAACTTGCTGCTCAGAGACGCCTCCACAGTG ATCCCAGTGATGGTATACTTGGACCCGGTGGCTGTGGTGGCAGAAGGAGTCCCCTGGTGGGTCATCCTTTTGGCTGTCCTGGCCGGGCTGCTGGTGCTGGCGCTGCTGGTGCTGCTCTTGTGGAAG TTGGGATTCTTCAAGCGGGCGCGGTACCCCGAGGCCACCGTACCCCAGTACCACGCGGTGAAGATCCCTCGGGAAGACCGACAGCAGTTCAAGGAGGAGAAGACGGGCACCATCCTAAGGAATAACTGGGGCAGCCCCCGGCGGGAGAGCCCCGATGCACATCCCATCCTCGCTGCGGATGGGCACCCTGAGCTGGGCCCTGATGGGCATCCTGTGCCAGGAACTGCCTAG
- the ITGA7 gene encoding integrin alpha-7 isoform X7, which translates to MLETRDVIGRCFVLSQDLAIRDELDGGEWKFCEGRPQGHEQFGFCQQGTAAAFSPDSHYLLFGAPGTYNWKGTARVELCAQGSADLAHLDDGPYEAGGEKEQDPRLIPVPANSYFGLLFVTNIDSSDPDQLVYKTLDPADRLPGPAGDLALNSYLGFSIDSGKGLVRAEELSFVAGAPRANHTGAVVILRKDSASRLVPEVTLFGERLTSGFGYSLAVADLNNDGWTDLVVGAPYFFERQEELGGAVYVYLNQGGHWAEVSPLRLCGSPDSMFGISLAVLGDLNQDGFPDIAVGAPFDGHGKVFIYHGSSLGVVVKPSQVLEGEAVGIKSFGYSLSGGLDVDGNHYPDLLVGSLADTAVLFRARPVLHVSHEVFIAPRTIDLEQPNCAGGHSVCVDLRVCFSYIAAPSSYSPIVALDYVLDGDTDRRLRGQVPRVTFLSRGPDDPKHQASGTVWLKHQHDRVCGDTLFQLQENVKDKLRAIVVTLSYSLQTPRLRRQALDQGLPPVAPILSAHQPSSQRAEIHFLKQGCGEDKICQSNLQLVHARFCARVSDTEFQPLPMDADGTTALFALSGQPVIGLELKVTNLPSDPAQPQADGDDAHEAQLLVTLPASLHYSGVRALDPVEKPLCLSNENASHVECELGNPMKRGAQVTFYLILSTSGITIETTELEVELLLATISEQELHPVSARARVFIELPLSITGVAIPQQLFFSGVVRGESAMQSERDVGSKVKYEVTVSNQGQSLNTLGSAFLNIMWPHEIANGKWLLYPMRVELEGGQGPGQKGLCSPRPNILHLDVDSRDRRWRELERPEQQEPREPPEPSTSWWPVSSAEKKKNVTLDCARGTANCVVFSCPLYSFDRAAVLHVWGRLWNSTFLEEYSAVKSLEVIVRANITVKSSIKNLLLRDASTVIPVMVYLDPVAVVAEGVPWWVILLAVLAGLLVLALLVLLLWKLGFFKRARYPEATVPQYHAVKIPREDRQQFKEEKTGTILRNNWGSPRRESPDAHPILAADGHPELGPDGHPVPGTA; encoded by the exons ATGCTGGAGACGAGGGACGTGATCGGTCGCTGCTTTGTGCTGAGCCAGGACCTGGCCATCCGTGACGAGTTGGATGGTGGGGAGTGGAAGTTCTGTGAGGGGCGCCCTCAGGGCCACGAACAGTTTGGGTTCTGCCAGCAGGGCACGGCCGCTGCCTTCTCCCCCGACAGCCACTACCTCCTCTTTGGGGCCCCAGGAACCTATAACTGGAAGG GCACCGCCAGGGTGGAGCTCTGTGCCCAGGGCTCAGCGGACCTGGCGCACCTGGACGACGGGCCCTACGAGGCGGGGGGTGAGAAGGAACAGGACCCCCGCCTCATCCCGGTCCCTGCCAACAGCTACTTTG gGTTGCTCTTTGTGACCAACATTGATAGCTCAGACCCTGACCAGCTGGTGTATAAAACTTTGGACCCTGCTGACCGGCTTCCAGGACCAGCCGGAGACTTGGCCCTGAATAGCTACTTAG GTTTCTCCATCGACTCAGGGAAGGGTCTGGTGCGTGCAGAGGAGCTGAGCTTTGTGGCAGGGGCCCCCCGTGCCAACCACACGGGTGCTGTGGTCATTCTGCGCAAAGACAGCGCTAGTCGCCTGGTGCCTGAAGTTACGCTGTTTGGGGAGCGCCTGACCTCCGGCTTTGGCTACTCACTGGCTGTGGCTGACCTCAACAATGATGG CTGGACAGACCTAGTAGTGGGTGCCCCGTACTTCTTTGAGCGCCAAGAAGAGCTGGGGGGTGCTGTGTACGTGTACCTGAACCAGGGGGGTCACTGGGCTGAGGTCAGCCCTCTCCGGCTCTGCGGCTCCCCTGACTCCATGTTCGGGATCAGCCTGGCTGTCCTGGGCGACCTCAACCAAGATGGCTTCCCAG ACATCGCCGTGGGGGCTCCCTTTGATGGGcatgggaaagtctttatctacCATGGGAGCAGCCTGGGGGTTGTCGTCAAACCTTCCCAG GTGCTGGAGGGCGAGGCTGTGGGCATAAAGAGCTTCGGATACTCTCTGTCGGGCGGCCTGGACGTGGATGGGAACCATTACCCTGACCTGCTGGTGGGCTCCCTGGCCGACACGGCCGTGCTCTTCAG ggCCAGACCTGTCCTCCATGTCTCCCACGAGGTCTTCATTGCTCCACGAACCATCGACCTAGAACAGCCCAACTGTGCTGGTGGCCACTCAGTCTG TGTGGACCTCAGAGTCTGTTTCAGCTACATTGCAGCACCCAGCAGCTACAGCCCTATTGTGG CCCTGGATTACGTGTTAGATGGGGACACAGACCGCAGGCTCCGGGGCCAGGTCCCCCGTGTGACCTTCCTGAGCCGTGGCCCGGATGATCCCAAGCACCAGGCCTCGGGCACCGTGTGGCTGAAACACCAGCATGACCGAGTCTGTGGAGACACCCTGTTCCAGCTACAG GAGAATGTCAAAGACAAGCTTCGGGCCATTGTGGTGACCCTGTCCTATAGTCTCCAGACCCCTCGGCTCCGGCGACAGGCTCTTGACCAGGGGCTGCCCCCAGTGGCCCCCATCCTCAGTGCCCACCAGCCCAGCTCCCAGCGGGCAGAG ATCCACTTCCTgaagcaaggctgtggtgaagaCAAGATCTGCCAGAGCAATCTGCAGCTGGTCCACGCCCGCTTCTGTGCCCGGGTCAGCGACACGGAGTTCCAACCTCTGCCCAT GGATGCGGATGGGACAACAGCCCTGTTTGCACTGAGTGGGCAGCCAGTCATCGGCCTAGAGCTGAAGGTCACCAACCTGCCCTCggacccagcccagccccaggctgaTGGGGATGATGCCCACGAAGCCCAGCTCCTTGtcaccctccctgcctctctgcacTACTCAGGAGTCCGGGCCCTGGACCCTGTG GAGAAGCCGCTGTGCCTGTCCAATGAGAATGCCTCCCATGTCGAGTGTGAGCTGGGGAACCCCATGAAGAGGGGTGCCCAG GTCACTTTCTACCTCATCCTGAGCACCTCAGGGATCACTATTGAGACCACAGAGTTGGAGGTGGAGCTGCTGTTGGCCAC GATCAGTGAGCAGGAGCTGCATCCGGTCTCTGCCCGAGCCCGTGTCTTCATTGAGCTGCCGCTGTCCATCACAGG GGTAGCCATTCCTCAGCAGCTCTTCTTCTCCGGTGTGGTGCGGGGTGAGAGCGCCATGCAGTCCGAGCGGGATGTCGGCAGCAAGGTCAAGTATGAGGTCACG GTCTCCAACCAAGGCCAGTCGCTCAACACTCTGGGCTCTGCCTTCCTCAACATCATGTGGCCCCACGAGATTGCCAACGGGAAGTGGCTGCTGTACCCCATGCGGGTGGAGCTCGAGGGCGGGCAGGGGCCTGGGCAGAAGGGGCTCTGTTCCCCCAGGCCCAACATCCTCCATCTG GATGTGGACAGCAGGGATAGGCGGTGGCGGGAGCTGGAGCGGCCAGAGCAGCAAGAGCCTCGTGAGCCACCGGAGCCCAGTACGTCCTGGTGGCCAGTGTCCTctgcagagaagaagaaaaacgtCACCCTG GACTGCGCCCGGGGCACGGCCAACTGCGTGGTGTTCAGCTGCCCCCTCTACAGCTTCGACCGTGCGGCTGTGCTGCACGTCTGGGGCCGCCTCTGGAACAGCACCTTCCTGGAG GAGTACTCAGCTGTGAAGTCCCTGGAAGTGATCGTCCGAGCCAACATCACTGTGAAGTCCTCCATCAAGAACTTGCTGCTCAGAGACGCCTCCACAGTG ATCCCAGTGATGGTATACTTGGACCCGGTGGCTGTGGTGGCAGAAGGAGTCCCCTGGTGGGTCATCCTTTTGGCTGTCCTGGCCGGGCTGCTGGTGCTGGCGCTGCTGGTGCTGCTCTTGTGGAAG TTGGGATTCTTCAAGCGGGCGCGGTACCCCGAGGCCACCGTACCCCAGTACCACGCGGTGAAGATCCCTCGGGAAGACCGACAGCAGTTCAAGGAGGAGAAGACGGGCACCATCCTAAGGAATAACTGGGGCAGCCCCCGGCGGGAGAGCCCCGATGCACATCCCATCCTCGCTGCGGATGGGCACCCTGAGCTGGGCCCTGATGGGCATCCTGTGCCAGGAACTGCCTAG